DNA sequence from the Candidatus Saccharibacteria bacterium oral taxon 488 genome:
AAGGATGGCGGGAAAGCTGTTTTGCACCAGGTCGATGGCGTCGCGGCTCAGCACGACTGGCCGGTGGTACTGGCGCACAAATTGCTCGTACAGCGCGGCCGTTTCGCTATTTTTGCCGGCGTCACCGATTAGCAGCATGACGTTAGCCCACTCGCCGAGGGCGGCTAATTCGCCTGCTGCCGCGCTGCTGAGGCCGCCGGACGGATTGGTGGGCGCAAATAGAACGTCGGTCATCGCTGCTGGCACGGTGCGGCGCAGTGTGTCGGGTAGCACGACTCGCACTTCACCTGCCCCGGCGTCACGTGCTGCCTGGTAGCTGGTTGCCACCGCCGCAAAGCCGAGCTTGTTGCCGCCAACGATCCCCAGCCGCCCGGCCTGGTCGCGGCGCTCTGGCCGATTCCATTCGACGTCGGGAAACAGCGGCTTAGATTTTTCCTGCTTGCGCCAAAAGGTATCCACGTTCGCCTTTCTCGAGTTCAAACACCACGCTTTTACGCTCCAGGACAATTGGCCAGCCGTTGGTTTTGGCAATTTCAAGGAGCTTTTCCGTCGGGTTAAAGACGACGGGATGTTCAACCATCGCCAGGAGGTGCCGGTCGCCCTCGCTGTCGCCAAAGGCATAACTGCCAGCGAGCGTTAGCCCGTATTTATCAATAATTCCCTGGAGGATCTTGTCTTTATTGGTATACGTCTTGGTGGTCATTGTACCGGTAAAGGTATCGCCCTGCCGTTCATACACCTGAGCCGCCCAGGCGTCAAAGCCGTATCTTTTAGCAAATGGCTCGACTAACTCCTGCTGTGAGCCAGAGATGGCGATCAGAAAATAGCCCGCCTGCTTTAGCTCGCGCAGGCGATGCCGTGTGTAGGTGTAGACGTGGTCGAGCTCCCTCTCGGCGATACTACTCGCCACCTCGTCAAACACCGCGGTCGGGATGTCAGCGAGTGAGCTGGAAATAGCATTGACCAAACTCATTTCGTACTCATCGTAGGCATCTTTTGACTCTCGCCGTTTCCAGCTGAGTAATTTCTGCTGAATGATCGAGGCATGGACTTCGGGGATGGCGCCGGCATCAATCAGCCCGAGCACCAACTGCCGATACAGCCCGCCACGAATGAGCGTACCGTCGATATCAAAAACTGCGAATTTCTGCTGCTTCATCGCTTGATTATCTCGTATTTTTGGCTTTCTCGCAATAGCTTACTATATCATGAAGGAGACGACTTAGCAACTGATGCATTGTCGCGTAATTTGACCATGTTTTGGTACACTTCGTCAAAGGTCAGCCCCGATTCGT
Encoded proteins:
- a CDS encoding HAD-IB family hydrolase produces the protein MKQQKFAVFDIDGTLIRGGLYRQLVLGLIDAGAIPEVHASIIQQKLLSWKRRESKDAYDEYEMSLVNAISSSLADIPTAVFDEVASSIAERELDHVYTYTRHRLRELKQAGYFLIAISGSQQELVEPFAKRYGFDAWAAQVYERQGDTFTGTMTTKTYTNKDKILQGIIDKYGLTLAGSYAFGDSEGDRHLLAMVEHPVVFNPTEKLLEIAKTNGWPIVLERKSVVFELEKGERGYLLAQAGKI